One window of the Bos mutus isolate GX-2022 chromosome X, NWIPB_WYAK_1.1, whole genome shotgun sequence genome contains the following:
- the LOC102278464 gene encoding transcription factor SPT20 homolog — protein sequence MQQALEQALDRAEYVIATAQQRPPKRKYSSSGEASLQEKLYDIYVEECEKQPEVTEELRSNVNLLEKLLRRESLPCLVINLYPGKQGYSLMLKGKHGSYSESIPLAYEEGELLEYLDAEELPPVLVDLLEKSAVNVFHQGCVIAEIRDYRQSSAGEPPRYQSRHILLRPTMQTLVCDVEAIASDDQNWTQEDKLLLESQLILATAEPLCLDPSVSVACIANRLLYNKQKLNTLPMKRSLKRFSAPALNRQQKLSHCPPPPELRILTSCKKIRESKTSGHHGLKTFKAGKCVDTWIQRPCNLAVPAQVDVQKYATGKKPVRYEESQPTQKVLGDSAVGCEAAYQSQATRLTVRQPTDNSLATGNGSENEATREREPCLPQPSTDDQFKSFLPRPQTDAGRVVSRSEQLVQKSAQCPVQTSPSSSGSAHLRQPSPGTQSAQPRAASIQSSVPDWGARPPPPLKRRPWSLEKSSCSDSFTSQQAGSSQAHPSAGPAPQPPSLSQRSSVQLNRGSSLPAAAPSTTGTLQRTPDVQVTTISPGLKVIRLVGPFSCSQASGGECAPRAPAPVGIQLGQRPAGSRLPNRRSTPPPLLPRPPPPPPRTIQVLLKNTSDLRPFALVELPRSSLVWSSQQRAPQQCVYQLVPQRAPQRPQPPAVQASGTWCPGAQTPRTQASGPQCLSTETPGPQGRSPQGLQAPGAQSVARPSTTIHTRPAVVVHLQRQQDSLQPRVPGLSPPGSVQSHPGLSISHHRIQASQAPHRPIYWRVVRCPVAAAPTAPTAPPPRGPNPGSQTAGTPEGGPPATPKP from the coding sequence ATGCAGCAGGCTCTAGAGCAAGCTTTGGATCGCGCGGAGTATGTCATTGCAACCGCCCAGCAGAGACCGCCGAAAAGGAAATACTCATCGAGCGGAGAGGCGTCTCTCCAGGAAAAACTGTATGACATTTATGTTGAAGAATGTGAAAAACAGCCTGAGGTTACGGAGGAATTAAGAAGCAACGTGAACCTGTTAGAGAAGCTTCTTAGGAGAGAGTCGTTGCCCTGTTTGGTGATCAACCTGTACCCAGGAAAGCAGGGCTATTCCCTGATGCTCAAAGGGAAACATGGATCATATTCAGAGAGCATTCCACTGGCTTATGAAGAAGGGGAACTGCTTGAATACTTGGATGCAGAAGAATTACCTCCTGTATTGGTGGATCTCCTGGAAAAGTCTGCGGTTAACGTTTTTCATCAGGGGTGTGTCATAGCAGAGATACGGGACTACAGGCAGTCCAGTGCTGGGGAACCTCCACGTTACCAAAGCAGGCATATTCTCTTACGTCCCACCATGCAGACGTTAGTCTGCGATGTAGAGGCCATAGCCAGTGATGACCAGAACTGGACCCAGGAGGATAAACTTTTGCTTGAGAGCCAACTGATCTTAGCTACAGCGGAACCACTGTGTCTAGACCCTTCTGTATCAGTAGCCTGCATTGCAAATAGACTACTCTATAACAAACAAAAGCTAAACACTCTTCCCATGAAAAGGAGCCTCAAGAGGTTTTCGGCGCCTGCTCTGAATCGGCAACAGAAGCTGTCCCATTGTCCACCTCCTCCTGAGCTAAGAATCCTGACTTCTtgcaaaaaaataagagaaagtaaAACAAGTGGACATCATGGCCTTAAGACTTTTAAAGCAGGCAAGTGTGTAGATACATGGATACAGAGACCCTGTAACTTGGCTGTCCCAGCTCAAGTGGATGTGCAGAAATATGCTACAGGGAAGAAGCCTGTCAGATATGAGGAGTCACAACCAACCCAGAAGGTACTAGGTGATTCTGCAGTTGGATGTGAGGCTGCCTACCAATCCCAGGCAACAAGGTTAACCGTCAGGCAGCCAACTGATAATTCACTTGCCACTGGAAATGGGTCTGAGAACGAAGCCACAAGGGAGAGAGAGCCGTGTCTGCCCCAGCCCTCCACAGATGACCAGTTCAAGAGTTTCCTGCCCAGGCCacagactgatgctgggagagtgGTCAGTCGATCCGAGCAACTGGTCCAGAAGAGCGCCCAGTGTCCAGTGCAGACGTCACCCAGCTCCAGTGGCTCAGCCCATCTCAGGCAGCCTTCTCCAGGGACACAGTCAGCACAGCCTAGGGCTGCGTCCATCCAGTCCTCAGTGCCAGACTGGGGAGCCAGACCTCCACCCCCACTCAAGAGACGTCCCTGGAGCCTAGAGAAGAGCTCCTGCAGTGACAGCTTTACCTCACAGCAGGCGGGCAGCTCTCAGGCCCATCCATCTGCTGGCCCTGCTCCTCAGCCACCCAGTCTTTCCCAGAGATCGTCTGTCCAGCTGAACAGAGGTAGCTCCCTTCCTGCGGCCGCCCCGTCCACCACAGGCACGTTACAAAGAACCCCTGACGTCCAGGTCACGACCATCTCCCCTGGCCTGAAGGTCATCAGACTAGTGGGCCCCTTTAGCTGTAGCCAGGCCTCAGGGGGAGAGTGTGCCCCTAGGGCCCCCGCTCCTGTGGGGATCCAGCTGGGCCAGCGGCCCGCAGGATCTCGGCTACCAAACCGGAGGTCCACACCACCGCCGCTGCTTCCTcgtcctcctccccctcctcccagaaCCATTCAGGTGCTTTTGAAAAACACTTCAGACCTCAGGCCCTTTGCTCTGGTGGAGCTCCCCCGCAGTTCACTGGTCTGGAGCAGCCAGCAGCGAGCCCCGCAGCAGTGTGTCTACCAGCTGGTTCCCCAGCGGGCCCCGCAACGGCCTCAGCCGCCAGCGGTCCAGGCTTCAGGCACGTGGTGTCCAGGGGCACAGACTCCACGAACACAAGCCTCAGGGCCACAGTGTCTGAGCACAGAGACCCCAGGGCCACAGGGTCGAAGTCCACAGGGTTTACAGGCTCCAGGGGCACAGAGTGTTGCCCGGCCCAGCACCACCATCCACACCCGGCCAGCAGTGGTTGTTCACCTCCAACGGCAGCAGGACTCTCTGCAGCCCCGGGTGCCCGGGTTGTctccaccaggctctgtccagaGCCACCCGGGGCTGAGCATCTCGCATCACAGGATCCAGGCCTCACAGGCCCCGCACCGGCCGATTTACTGGAGGGTGGTACGGTGCCCAGTGGCTGCAGCCCCAACAGCCCCCACCGCGCCACCCCCTCGGGGCCCCAATCCAGGCAGCCAGACCGCAGGGACCCCGGAGGGAGGCCCCCCAGCCACCCCCAAGCCCTGA